A section of the Methanocaldococcus sp. FS406-22 genome encodes:
- a CDS encoding S-layer protein translates to MAMSLKKIGAIAVGGAMVATALASGVAAEVTVIGEVTKDLFVKDGQPNCYVVVGANAPSTMDVVSAADIAAKIGSLCYKEGTAETGSADLNVHVSADASKVWFNTSQYDNFTYIVTPDDGDYPLDNGIKYANDLYYANQTTNNRITKTLSTLMKIDDVDPKNIYTVNDDDGIEIGFFALKNESNEIGVDLVGYASVVTDDGKMDTNNTYLAPGVLIPFLGQQYMFVKADADNDDLIIGKMVYNGVLGEGETYDLGNGYQAKIKAVLEATTSGSPAKVDVQILKDGQVVAEKFDIANTTNPLVLTYGPVAAIVTNAYKNVAATTGYADVYLVNDVKRLHLGDKYEGNFKIYAVVQDPTTDQIDIVKDTDITDSGVSIKGEGKVDGKVICGIALVDDTDPTNDDNKLSAKGDEFDAVDDYFKLKVDDTQGGDDYKIYVCSDVTKDAAVDVGQTVSVLNADITLKDIKAETVTPVSLTAPIAKLDTEVSLDTADKNLVLVGGPVANKLTKELVDEGKLVLNNSSPATIAVIPGAANGHDVVVVAGGNREETRAAALELLKML, encoded by the coding sequence ATGGCAATGAGCTTAAAGAAAATCGGTGCTATTGCAGTTGGAGGAGCAATGGTTGCTACAGCTTTAGCAAGTGGAGTTGCTGCTGAAGTAACAGTCATCGGAGAAGTTACAAAAGACTTATTCGTTAAAGATGGACAGCCAAACTGTTACGTTGTTGTAGGTGCTAATGCTCCATCAACAATGGACGTTGTTTCAGCTGCTGACATCGCTGCTAAAATAGGAAGCTTATGCTACAAAGAAGGAACAGCTGAAACAGGTAGTGCTGATTTAAATGTTCATGTTTCAGCTGATGCAAGTAAAGTATGGTTCAATACTTCTCAGTATGATAACTTTACATACATAGTTACTCCAGATGATGGTGACTACCCATTAGATAACGGTATTAAATATGCTAATGACCTGTACTATGCTAACCAAACTACTAATAATAGAATTACAAAAACATTATCAACATTGATGAAAATTGATGATGTAGATCCAAAAAATATCTATACAGTAAATGATGACGATGGAATCGAAATAGGATTCTTCGCATTAAAAAATGAATCCAACGAGATTGGTGTAGATTTAGTAGGTTACGCATCAGTTGTAACAGATGACGGAAAAATGGATACCAACAATACATATTTAGCACCAGGAGTTTTAATTCCATTCTTAGGACAACAATACATGTTCGTTAAAGCAGATGCTGATAACGATGATTTAATTATAGGTAAAATGGTATATAATGGAGTATTGGGCGAAGGAGAGACTTACGACTTAGGAAATGGATACCAAGCTAAAATAAAAGCAGTTTTAGAGGCTACAACTTCAGGAAGCCCTGCAAAAGTAGATGTTCAAATATTAAAAGATGGACAAGTTGTTGCAGAGAAATTTGATATAGCAAATACAACAAATCCATTGGTATTAACCTACGGACCAGTAGCAGCAATAGTTACAAACGCTTACAAAAACGTTGCAGCAACTACAGGATATGCTGATGTCTACTTAGTAAATGATGTAAAAAGATTACACTTAGGAGACAAATATGAAGGAAACTTCAAGATATATGCAGTAGTTCAAGATCCAACTACTGACCAGATAGATATAGTAAAAGATACCGATATAACCGACAGTGGAGTAAGTATAAAAGGAGAAGGAAAAGTTGATGGTAAAGTAATCTGTGGTATTGCGTTAGTAGATGATACCGACCCAACAAACGACGATAATAAACTTAGTGCTAAAGGAGACGAATTTGACGCAGTAGATGATTACTTCAAGTTAAAAGTTGATGACACACAAGGTGGAGATGACTACAAAATCTATGTCTGTTCAGATGTAACAAAAGATGCAGCAGTAGATGTAGGACAAACAGTTTCAGTATTGAATGCAGATATCACATTAAAAGATATAAAAGCTGAAACTGTTACACCAGTTTCATTAACAGCTCCAATCGCTAAGTTAGACACAGAAGTTAGCTTAGACACAGCTGACAAGAACTTAGTCTTAGTTGGAGGACCAGTTGCAAACAAATTAACAAAAGAGTTAGTTGATGAAGGTAAGTTAGTATTAAACAACAGCAGCCCAGCTACAATCGCTGTTATTCCAGGAGCAGCAAACGGACACGATGTTGTTGTAGTTGCAGGAGGAAACAGAGAAGAAACAAGAGCAGCTGCTTTAGAATTACTCAAAATGCTCTAA
- a CDS encoding AAA family ATPase, protein MKIAITGKGGVGKTFIASTLMRLFERNGFKVIGVDCDPNPTLALAFGIEKDIIPLSKRHDIIEERTGAKPGTYGNIFKINPKVDDLIDKVGYKIGNITILVMGTIEEGGEGCVCPASVLLRRLLRHLILKRDEVVILDMEAGIEHFGRKTIDTVDLMLIVIEPTKKSLITAKRMKKLANDLGIKNLGVIVNKVRDEDKELLENIIKEELGLEVLGFVPYDEEVIKSDFIGKPVNLDSKAVKEIEKVFDYILKLKNSTI, encoded by the coding sequence ATGAAAATAGCAATAACTGGAAAAGGAGGAGTAGGAAAAACATTCATTGCCTCAACATTAATGAGATTATTTGAGAGAAATGGCTTTAAAGTTATTGGAGTTGACTGCGACCCAAACCCTACATTGGCATTAGCTTTTGGAATTGAAAAGGATATAATCCCTTTATCAAAAAGACATGACATAATAGAGGAAAGAACTGGAGCTAAACCGGGAACTTATGGAAATATTTTTAAGATAAACCCAAAGGTTGATGATTTAATAGATAAAGTCGGCTATAAAATAGGAAATATAACCATCTTAGTTATGGGAACTATAGAAGAGGGAGGGGAGGGTTGTGTTTGCCCCGCCTCTGTTTTATTGAGAAGATTATTAAGACATTTAATTTTGAAGAGGGATGAAGTTGTTATATTGGATATGGAAGCAGGAATTGAGCACTTTGGAAGAAAGACAATAGATACTGTTGATTTAATGCTTATTGTTATAGAACCAACAAAAAAATCTTTAATAACTGCAAAGAGAATGAAAAAATTAGCTAACGATTTAGGAATAAAAAACTTAGGAGTTATTGTTAATAAGGTAAGAGATGAAGATAAAGAGTTATTAGAAAATATCATTAAAGAAGAACTTGGTTTAGAAGTTTTAGGATTTGTTCCTTATGATGAGGAGGTTATAAAAAGTGATTTTATAGGAAAACCAGTTAATTTAGATTCAAAAGCTGTAAAAGAGATAGAGAAAGTATTTGATTACATTCTAAAATTAAAAAATTCTACAATCTAA
- a CDS encoding NfeD family protein, with protein MEIGYIFILAGFLVIALEAIIPGLYFPAWGVALLIYGVVLLIIPQYAFISAIIAGVLTIIILHKFVYGVGKEIKVGAERFVGKIGIAVEDFEENGYGRIEIENQIWLAKSKDKIKNGDKVEIIGVEGVSLIVKKAEGE; from the coding sequence ATGGAGATTGGCTATATCTTTATATTGGCGGGTTTTTTAGTGATAGCATTGGAAGCCATAATACCCGGGCTATATTTTCCTGCGTGGGGAGTGGCTTTATTAATATATGGAGTAGTTTTATTAATAATCCCACAATATGCATTTATTTCTGCAATAATTGCTGGAGTTTTAACCATAATCATCCTACATAAATTTGTGTATGGTGTAGGAAAAGAGATAAAAGTGGGAGCTGAGAGGTTCGTTGGAAAGATTGGAATAGCAGTAGAAGATTTTGAAGAAAATGGTTATGGAAGGATTGAGATAGAAAATCAAATATGGTTGGCAAAATCCAAAGATAAAATAAAAAATGGAGATAAAGTTGAGATTATAGGGGTTGAAGGGGTTTCTTTAATAGTTAAAAAAGCTGAAGGTGAATGA
- a CDS encoding ATP-binding protein: MKFFNREKEIKEILSIIESEPQRINFIFGSINSGKTALINEIINNRLDKDKYVVFYIDLREIFISKYDDFEAKLRATKTEGFRLIIEVLFEVYEESFIDRVKKLFLSLVRDSPDVVKNFMLLKISGGVIDGIPIPKNTLNELLKDKEVKNVFRYITNVLMEIKKEGKQPIIIIDELQKIGDLKLNGFLIYELFNYFVSLTKHKHLCHVFCLSSDSLFIERVYNEAMLKGRVDYILVDDFDKENALKFMDSLSEEILNKKLSDEDKELIYNYVGGKPIDIIYVIDKLKNKDLKEILETLLMNEQQKLKYFLKELDYIKPKVAIGDEVIEIKKEDIIKALKLFKDNYKISDDEIPEPVYIYLVKRNILFLNPIEGTLKPQSFLVWNAIKRII, from the coding sequence ATGAAATTTTTTAATAGAGAAAAAGAGATTAAAGAAATTCTCTCAATCATTGAATCTGAGCCACAAAGAATTAATTTTATCTTTGGCTCTATAAATTCAGGAAAAACTGCCTTAATAAATGAGATAATTAATAATCGATTAGATAAAGATAAGTATGTTGTTTTTTACATTGATTTGAGGGAGATTTTTATATCGAAATATGATGATTTCGAAGCGAAGCTTCGAGCAACGAAAACCGAAGGTTTTCGTCTAATTATTGAGGTTTTGTTTGAGGTTTATGAAGAATCGTTTATTGATAGAGTAAAGAAATTGTTTTTATCTCTAGTTAGGGATTCTCCAGATGTTGTTAAAAATTTTATGTTATTAAAGATTTCGGGAGGGGTTATTGATGGCATTCCCATACCAAAGAATACCTTAAATGAACTATTGAAAGACAAAGAAGTTAAAAACGTCTTTAGATATATAACTAATGTTTTAATGGAAATTAAAAAAGAAGGCAAACAGCCAATAATTATTATTGATGAACTACAAAAAATAGGAGATTTAAAACTAAATGGATTTTTAATTTATGAGCTTTTTAATTATTTTGTCTCTCTAACTAAGCATAAACATCTATGTCATGTTTTTTGCCTAAGTTCAGATAGTTTATTTATTGAGAGAGTTTATAATGAGGCAATGTTAAAAGGTAGAGTAGATTATATTTTAGTTGATGATTTTGATAAAGAAAATGCCCTAAAGTTTATGGACTCTCTATCTGAAGAGATTTTAAATAAAAAACTCTCTGATGAGGATAAAGAGCTTATCTACAACTATGTTGGTGGGAAGCCGATAGATATAATTTATGTTATTGATAAATTAAAAAATAAGGATTTAAAAGAGATTTTAGAAACTTTGCTGATGAATGAACAACAAAAATTAAAATATTTTTTGAAAGAGTTAGATTATATAAAACCAAAGGTTGCTATTGGGGATGAGGTTATAGAGATTAAAAAAGAAGACATCATTAAAGCGTTAAAATTATTTAAAGATAATTACAAAATTAGCGATGATGAAATACCAGAGCCAGTTTATATTTATTTAGTTAAAAGAAATATATTATTCCTAAATCCTATTGAAGGGACTCTAAAACCTCAATCATTTTTAGTGTGGAATGCTATAAAAAGAATTATCTAA
- a CDS encoding peptidylprolyl isomerase yields the protein MVEKGKMVKISYDGYVDGKLFDTTNEELAKKEGIYSPAMVYGPVAIFAGEGQVLPGLDEVILEMDVGEEREVVLPPEKAFGKRDPSKIKLIPLSEFTKRGIKPIKGLTITIDGVPGKIVSINSGRVLVDFNHELAGKEVKYRIKIGEIVEDKKDIVKEIVRMYVPRLSDVKVTIRNGTVKIELPEFAPFIPNIQTAKMAIANEILKRLDDVEKVSFVESFERKKEAKE from the coding sequence ATGGTAGAAAAGGGTAAAATGGTAAAGATTAGCTATGATGGATACGTTGATGGAAAACTCTTCGACACAACTAATGAAGAATTAGCTAAAAAAGAGGGAATTTACAGCCCTGCGATGGTTTATGGTCCTGTTGCTATCTTTGCTGGAGAAGGACAAGTGTTGCCAGGATTAGATGAAGTTATATTGGAGATGGATGTTGGTGAAGAGAGAGAGGTTGTTTTACCACCAGAAAAAGCATTTGGTAAGAGAGACCCATCAAAGATAAAATTAATCCCATTATCAGAATTTACAAAAAGAGGAATTAAACCAATAAAAGGATTAACAATAACTATCGACGGAGTTCCTGGAAAGATTGTTAGTATAAACAGTGGGAGGGTTTTAGTTGATTTTAACCATGAATTAGCTGGAAAAGAGGTAAAATATAGAATAAAAATAGGGGAAATTGTTGAAGATAAAAAGGATATAGTAAAAGAAATTGTAAGGATGTATGTTCCAAGATTAAGTGATGTAAAAGTAACTATTAGAAATGGGACAGTTAAAATAGAACTACCAGAATTTGCTCCATTTATCCCAAACATCCAAACAGCTAAGATGGCTATTGCTAATGAAATATTGAAGAGATTAGATGATGTTGAGAAAGTTAGCTTTGTTGAGTCATTTGAAAGAAAAAAAGAAGCTAAAGAATAG
- the larE gene encoding ATP-dependent sacrificial sulfur transferase LarE, which produces MIFLEKLKKLKNNLKEKFENKKVIVAYSGGIDSLLLSILLSEITETLCIFIKTPYISRWALNNAIINAKKYNLNLKVIKIDKIIENIPERCYLCKKMFFEILTKEKGKYNYDVIVDGTNYDDLFEDRPGLRAKEGFNIVSPFAEFKIGKKDILEIAKELNMEIPPKETCLLTRFEFNREISIEDLKKIEELEEFLKNYVKGAIRVRDYKNLAVIEIENDLNKIINKKEEIIKKFKDYGFKKVCVNLEEYRGY; this is translated from the coding sequence GTGATATTTTTGGAAAAACTAAAGAAATTAAAAAATAATCTTAAAGAAAAATTTGAAAATAAAAAGGTTATTGTTGCTTATTCTGGCGGGATTGATAGCTTGCTTTTATCTATACTACTATCAGAGATTACTGAAACTCTATGTATTTTTATAAAAACTCCTTATATTTCAAGATGGGCTTTAAATAACGCAATTATCAATGCAAAAAAATATAACCTAAATTTAAAGGTTATTAAAATTGACAAAATTATTGAAAATATTCCAGAAAGATGTTATTTGTGCAAAAAAATGTTTTTTGAAATCTTAACTAAAGAGAAAGGAAAATATAACTATGATGTTATTGTTGATGGAACTAACTATGACGACTTGTTTGAAGATAGGCCCGGCTTAAGAGCTAAAGAAGGATTTAATATAGTTTCTCCATTTGCAGAGTTTAAGATTGGTAAAAAAGATATCTTAGAGATTGCTAAAGAGCTAAACATGGAAATTCCTCCAAAAGAAACGTGTTTATTAACAAGATTTGAATTTAATAGAGAAATTTCAATAGAAGATTTAAAGAAGATAGAAGAATTAGAAGAATTTTTAAAAAATTATGTAAAAGGAGCTATAAGAGTTAGAGATTACAAAAATTTGGCTGTTATTGAGATTGAAAATGACTTAAATAAGATAATTAACAAAAAAGAAGAAATCATCAAAAAATTTAAAGATTATGGATTTAAAAAAGTATGTGTAAATTTAGAAGAATATAGGGGTTATTGA
- the moaA gene encoding GTP 3',8-cyclase MoaA, giving the protein MKDRFGREIRSFRISITNKCNLQCFYCHREGHDSNNNRYMTAKEIGIIAKTSTKFGVKKIKISGGEPLLRRDICEIIENIKDEKIKDISLTTNGILLENLADKLKDAGLDRVNVSLDTLNPNLYRKITKFGDVEKVINGIKRAIDVGLTPLKVNFLAMSINIKDLPEVMEFCRDIGAILQIIEFIPLKEELKKYYYNISPIENEIKEKADKVITRKFMQNRKKYIVDGLEIEFVRPMDNSEFCMHCTRIRLTYDGYLKPCLLRDDNLVDILTPLRRGEELEPYFIECINRREPYFRL; this is encoded by the coding sequence ATGAAAGATAGATTTGGTAGAGAAATTAGGTCTTTTAGGATTTCTATAACAAATAAATGCAATTTACAGTGCTTTTATTGCCATAGAGAGGGGCATGATTCAAACAACAACAGATATATGACAGCTAAAGAAATTGGAATTATAGCAAAAACTTCAACAAAATTTGGAGTTAAAAAAATAAAAATCTCTGGTGGAGAGCCATTATTAAGGAGAGATATATGTGAAATTATCGAAAATATCAAAGATGAAAAAATAAAAGACATTTCTTTAACGACTAACGGAATCCTTTTAGAAAATTTGGCTGATAAACTTAAAGATGCTGGGTTGGATAGAGTTAATGTGAGCTTAGATACCTTAAATCCTAATCTTTATAGAAAAATTACAAAATTTGGAGATGTGGAAAAGGTAATAAATGGAATAAAGAGGGCAATAGATGTTGGATTAACTCCATTAAAGGTTAATTTTTTAGCTATGAGCATAAATATTAAAGATTTACCAGAAGTTATGGAATTCTGTAGGGATATTGGAGCTATTTTGCAAATTATAGAATTTATTCCATTAAAAGAAGAGCTTAAAAAATATTATTATAACATTTCTCCAATAGAAAACGAAATTAAAGAAAAAGCTGATAAGGTTATTACAAGAAAATTCATGCAGAATAGAAAAAAATATATCGTTGATGGGTTAGAGATTGAGTTTGTAAGGCCTATGGACAACAGTGAGTTCTGCATGCACTGCACAAGGATAAGATTAACTTACGATGGTTATTTAAAACCATGTTTGTTGAGGGATGACAACTTAGTTGATATTTTAACTCCATTAAGAAGAGGAGAAGAATTAGAGCCTTATTTTATTGAATGTATAAATAGGAGAGAGCCATATTTTAGATTGTAG
- a CDS encoding SPFH domain-containing protein, with the protein MFWFWLILGVIVLFIMVKSIVIVNQYEGGLIFRLGRVIGKLKPGINIIIPFLDVPVKVDMRTKVTDIPPQEMITKDNAVVKVDAVVYYRVIDVEKAILEVEDYEYALINLAQTTLRAIIGSMELDEVLNKREYINSKLLEILDRETDAWGVRIEKVEVKEIDPPEDIKNAMAQQMKAERLKRAAILEAEGEKQSRILRAQGIAESLRIEAEGQAKAIQIVAEAARQYFKDEAQLYKALEVANNVLKDNAKYVISENILDVVKNFIKKDKLA; encoded by the coding sequence ATGTTTTGGTTTTGGCTAATATTAGGAGTTATAGTGTTATTTATTATGGTAAAATCAATAGTTATTGTTAATCAATATGAAGGGGGGTTAATTTTTAGATTAGGTAGGGTTATTGGGAAATTAAAACCTGGAATAAATATAATAATTCCATTCTTAGATGTGCCTGTTAAGGTTGATATGAGAACGAAAGTTACCGACATTCCTCCTCAAGAGATGATTACAAAGGATAACGCTGTTGTAAAAGTAGATGCAGTTGTTTATTATAGAGTTATAGATGTTGAAAAGGCAATATTGGAAGTTGAGGATTATGAATATGCCCTAATAAACTTAGCACAAACAACATTAAGGGCTATAATTGGTAGTATGGAGTTGGATGAGGTTTTAAATAAAAGGGAGTACATAAACTCAAAGTTATTAGAAATTTTGGACAGAGAAACAGATGCTTGGGGAGTTAGGATTGAAAAGGTTGAAGTTAAAGAAATAGACCCACCAGAAGATATTAAAAATGCAATGGCTCAGCAGATGAAAGCAGAGAGATTGAAAAGGGCTGCCATATTGGAAGCAGAGGGGGAAAAACAGAGTAGAATATTGAGAGCTCAAGGAATTGCTGAAAGTTTGAGAATTGAGGCAGAGGGGCAGGCAAAGGCAATACAAATAGTAGCAGAGGCAGCAAGACAATATTTTAAAGATGAAGCTCAATTGTACAAAGCTTTAGAAGTAGCTAACAATGTGTTGAAAGATAATGCGAAATATGTTATCTCAGAAAATATATTGGATGTTGTTAAAAATTTCATTAAAAAGGATAAGTTAGCTTAG
- a CDS encoding DHH family phosphoesterase, translating into MMEKLKEIEKVTKAIKEKILNHYGYIRVITHHDTDGLSSGGILAKMLMRTNKLFHLTVVEHLSKEVIEKLAKENEVNKPLFIFADMGSGQIEDIIKHNFNAIILDHHPPVIKESFVNENIIQLNPHIFGVDGAREITASGVCYLVAREFGYYDLSVLAIVGIIGDMQYNPLLGLNKFIVNEAREYRYVKIMNDIVYNIYNVEIYKAIAYCTKPYIPELASEGKAFKFLKDIGIDPNKKELDDTDKKKLLSAIIFKYPKIENLMIDRYLIEHKVRDAFLLSEMLNAVGRNGLFAVGIGICLEDDECIKIGNQILWEYKKNLINELKSVKLKKLNNIYYFEGKKGMIGIIASILVDDRPVIGYHIEGEIAKFSARGNRDLVNRGLNLSIAMSVAKEFGGNGGGHDVASGAVVPKDKIMEFLKRVDEIIGEQLKK; encoded by the coding sequence ATGATGGAAAAACTCAAAGAGATAGAAAAAGTAACTAAAGCAATTAAGGAGAAGATATTAAATCACTATGGATATATTAGGGTTATAACTCATCACGACACAGATGGATTGAGTAGTGGAGGAATTTTAGCTAAGATGCTAATGAGGACAAACAAATTATTTCATTTAACTGTTGTTGAACATCTTTCTAAAGAAGTTATTGAAAAATTAGCTAAGGAAAATGAAGTAAATAAACCCCTCTTTATATTTGCAGATATGGGAAGCGGACAAATAGAAGATATAATAAAACATAATTTCAATGCAATAATCTTAGACCACCATCCACCAGTTATAAAGGAGAGCTTTGTTAATGAAAACATAATTCAGCTAAATCCCCACATCTTTGGAGTGGATGGAGCAAGGGAGATAACAGCAAGCGGAGTTTGCTATTTAGTGGCGAGAGAGTTTGGCTACTATGATTTAAGCGTCTTAGCAATAGTTGGGATTATTGGAGATATGCAATACAATCCCCTTTTGGGCTTAAACAAGTTTATAGTGAATGAGGCAAGGGAGTATAGATATGTTAAGATAATGAACGATATTGTCTATAATATCTACAACGTAGAAATCTACAAGGCAATTGCTTACTGCACAAAACCTTACATCCCAGAGTTGGCTTCTGAAGGAAAGGCATTTAAGTTTTTAAAAGATATTGGTATTGACCCAAATAAAAAAGAATTGGATGATACAGACAAGAAGAAATTATTATCAGCAATAATTTTCAAATATCCAAAGATTGAAAATTTAATGATTGATAGGTATTTGATTGAACATAAGGTTAGAGATGCCTTTTTATTGTCAGAGATGTTAAATGCCGTTGGTAGAAATGGTTTATTTGCTGTGGGTATTGGAATATGCTTAGAGGACGATGAGTGTATAAAGATTGGCAACCAAATTTTATGGGAGTATAAAAAGAACTTAATTAACGAGCTTAAAAGCGTCAAACTAAAAAAACTAAACAACATCTATTACTTTGAGGGCAAAAAAGGGATGATTGGAATCATAGCATCTATATTGGTTGATGATAGGCCAGTTATTGGTTATCATATTGAGGGAGAGATAGCCAAGTTTTCAGCAAGAGGAAATAGAGATTTAGTAAATAGAGGGTTAAATTTAAGTATAGCAATGTCTGTTGCTAAGGAGTTTGGTGGTAATGGAGGAGGGCATGATGTTGCCTCTGGTGCTGTAGTTCCAAAAGATAAGATTATGGAGTTTTTAAAGAGAGTTGATGAGATTATTGGAGAGCAGTTAAAGAAATAA
- the prf1 gene encoding peptide chain release factor aRF-1 — MASTDSKQLYLFKKMLKELKTKKGKGTELISLYIPAGRRISDVAQHLREEMSQASNIKSKSTRKNVQSAIEAILQRLKLLKEPLEKGVVIFAGMVPRSGPGTEKMETYVIEPPEPIKTYIYRCDSEFYLEPLEEFLEDKDVYGIILVDRNEATIALVKGRNINILKKLTSGVPGKFKAGGQSARRLERLIDLAAHEFLQRVGQKANEQFLPLLQEKKLRGILVGGPGHTKNEFVEGDYLHHELKKIVLDTFDLCYTEEFGIRELLEKAAPLLKDVELMKERQAVQRFLKELIKEDGGLACYGEKEVLEALMMGAVDTLIVSEELEKYKVKIACNNCDYLEEKTVTKLELIKLEEELKNAQCPKCGGALSIVEEKDYIEYLSELCEQSGAKLITVSSETEEGAMILNAFKGIAAILRYKIHQ; from the coding sequence ATGGCATCAACTGATTCAAAACAACTATATTTATTTAAAAAGATGTTAAAAGAACTAAAAACAAAGAAAGGTAAAGGAACTGAACTTATTAGCCTTTATATTCCAGCTGGTAGAAGAATATCTGATGTGGCTCAGCATTTAAGGGAAGAGATGTCACAGGCGTCAAACATTAAAAGTAAAAGCACAAGAAAAAATGTTCAATCAGCAATAGAGGCAATTTTACAGAGATTAAAGCTATTAAAAGAACCTTTAGAGAAAGGAGTTGTTATATTTGCTGGAATGGTTCCAAGAAGTGGGCCGGGAACAGAAAAAATGGAGACCTATGTTATAGAGCCACCAGAACCAATAAAAACATACATCTATAGGTGTGATTCAGAATTTTATTTAGAACCATTAGAAGAGTTTTTAGAGGATAAAGATGTTTATGGAATAATATTGGTTGATAGAAACGAGGCAACAATAGCGTTAGTTAAAGGAAGAAACATAAATATCTTAAAAAAACTAACAAGTGGGGTTCCTGGAAAGTTTAAGGCAGGAGGGCAGTCAGCAAGAAGATTAGAAAGGCTTATAGATTTAGCCGCTCATGAGTTCTTGCAGAGAGTAGGGCAAAAAGCTAATGAACAATTCCTTCCATTATTGCAAGAGAAAAAACTTAGAGGAATTTTAGTTGGAGGGCCAGGCCACACTAAAAACGAGTTTGTTGAAGGAGATTACTTACACCATGAACTTAAGAAGATTGTATTGGATACATTTGATTTGTGCTATACAGAAGAGTTTGGTATAAGAGAGCTTTTAGAGAAGGCAGCCCCATTATTGAAGGATGTTGAGTTGATGAAAGAAAGACAGGCTGTTCAAAGATTTTTAAAGGAATTAATTAAGGAAGATGGAGGATTGGCATGCTATGGAGAAAAAGAGGTTTTAGAAGCTTTAATGATGGGAGCTGTCGATACTTTAATTGTTTCTGAAGAATTAGAAAAATATAAGGTAAAGATAGCATGTAACAACTGTGATTATTTAGAGGAGAAAACAGTTACAAAACTCGAACTTATCAAATTAGAGGAGGAGCTTAAAAATGCTCAATGTCCAAAATGTGGAGGGGCTTTAAGTATTGTTGAAGAAAAAGATTATATTGAATATCTTTCAGAATTATGTGAGCAGAGTGGAGCTAAACTTATAACAGTTTCGTCAGAAACAGAAGAAGGGGCTATGATTTTAAATGCATTTAAGGGAATAGCTGCTATATTGAGATACAAGATTCATCAATAA